CCCAAGTGACGGAATGGTAGACGTACAGGACTTAAAATCCTGGGGTAGCGATACCGTGCCGGTTCAAGTCCGGCTTTGGGCACCAGTTTTTGCGGGTGTAGTTCAATGGTAGAACTGCAGCCTTCCAAGCTGTTAATGTGGGTTCGATTCCCATCACCCGCTCCATTATTGAATATCATTAAATAATAAGTATTTAAAGTAATTCAATAATTTAAAAACTTAAAAACACCAACTAAACATTTAGCTGGTGTTTTTTTATTTATTCTGCCAGTTAGTTAATATATAGTTAAATAGTTATTAATAATCTTAAAATTTTTAGATATAAAAAATATTTAGTTTATTATAGTTAAGTAGTTGAAATCTTATAAATTATTAAGAAAATAAAAATGTGGATAAAATAGGTTTATGAGTAAGGAAAAAGGGCAAGTTTTCACGCCAAATTGAATTGTAAAAGAAATGATTAAGTTTAGTGATATTAAAGATATTACTAAACTTAAAGTTATTGACAATGCATGTGGTGATGGAGCGTTTATTTGTGAAATAGTTAAGCAAATAATCAAAGCAAAACCAAAAAACATTAAAAAAGTTTTAGAAGAAAATGTTGCTGGAATTGAACTTGACCAAACAGCTTATAAAATGTGCTTGGTAAAATTGAAAGTTATTGAAAAAGAATTTAATTTACCTAAGATCAAATGAAATATTGAAAACGCAAATACCTTAAAAGTTTATAAAAAATATGAAAATAAATTTGATTTAGTTATTGGAAATCCTCCTTATGTAAGGATCCATAATACTGTAGAAAATTTATCTAGTTTCAAATTTTGTAACAAAGGAATGACAGATCTATTTTTAGCATTTTATGAAATAGGATTAAAAATGTTAAAAAAAGATGGTAAATTATGTTACATCAATCCTAGTTCGATCTTTAATAGTAAAGCTAGCGAAACTGCTAGGGATTATATTGTTAAAGAAAAACTTCTTACAAAAGTTATTAATTTTAAACACCAGCAATTATTTGATAAAATTACAACTTATTCAACAGTTTTATTGTTAGATAGCGCTAATAAACAATCAACAATTGATTATTATGAATGCGGATTTAATAATCCAACTAGACTTTCATATGATGATTTTGTAATAAATAATTTTTGATATTTTAGTAAATCTATCAAAAACTTGAAATCATTAAAGGAAATTATCAATAATAAAAAACCTCAAAAAATTAAGGCTAAAAATGGTGTTGCTACTTTATGCGATAAAGTTTTAATCAACGATAATTTACCAGATAGCAAATATACATTGAAAATTATTAAAGCATCAACGCTAAAACAAACAAAAACTTTATTTTTGTATGATGATAATTTTTTACCAATTACTTTTAATGATATTCCTGAAAAAATAAAAGATTATTTATTAAAAAATAAGAAAGCACTTAAAAATAGAGATCTTGAAAATAAAGATTTATGATGGGTTTATGGAAGAACCCAAGCTATTAAAGATAAAAATTATGCAAAAATTTGTATAAACACAACAATAAAAGATTTAAAATCTATAAAAATTAAAAAGACAAAAGAAGGTGAGTTAGTTTATTCTGGATTATATTTAATGATAGATAATAATTCACAAGAACAAAAAATTAAAAAAATAATATGTAATCAAAATTTTATTGATTACATTACTATGCTAGGTAAATACAAAGCAGGTGGATATTACACGTTTAATACAAAAGATTTATCTAACTATTTAAATTATTATTTATAACTCAGATTTGATTTTACTGTATCAACAATAAAGTCAATAAATTTATCATAATCATTTAAAATCATTGAGTTTCCATAATTAAAATTGTTTAACTCATGATTTTCAAAAACAAATTCGTTATTTAAACAAAAATCTTTATATTCATTTAAATCATTACAATTCATTAAATCTTTAATGTCATAGTTTTTAAATTTCTTATTTATGATTTGCAAAAAAGTTTTGTTAGGAATAAAAAGGTTTGTTTTAATATCTTCAAACGAAAGAATTTTATATTTTAACAATTTATCAGAAGTGATTTCTTCTCACTTTGAAATATGTTTAGATTGTTCAAAATAAGGTAAAAAATGATCGATAATTAACATTTGGAAATAAGGAATACCAGCTTTTCTAATGTTAGATGTTTCGCCTAACATATTCTCAAAATAATTATTTGAATTTTGAAAATAGTTACTCATAATAAATTTGATAGCAATCCCAGCTATAGGAGTTAATTCGTTATCAATAATTTTAGAAATAGTTATATCAACCTTTTTAGGCATATAGCTTCCAAATATAACTTTTTCTTTACCACCATCAAGATTTATTGAATCTATTTGATAGTCATTACCAAGTTTTTCAAAAATAGTTTTAGCTACAAAGCCATGAAGAATTTTTAATTTTTCGTTTGATCTTGGGCTTGTGTTTAAATATCTTATAAAAGCTTCTTTTAATATTTCATTAAATGATTTATTCATAAAACCCTTTAAATGGTATATATTGATTTGATTTTATCATTTTGTCTTAAAAGCATTAAATGCAAACAAAACAAAAATAAGGGGATTAATTTATTTAACACCCTTATTTTTGTTCTATAGCAAACAAAAAGACAATGGTGAGGAATACCATTGTCTTAAGATAGATTGATTTATTTGTTATTAATGAATTTATATAACACAGTTCTCAACGAACTATGCATATATATTATACACAATCCTATTAAAAAGTAAAGAATTTAAAAAAATATTTATTCTTTATAAGAACTGACCATATTAAAGAAGTGAATATCATTTAAGATATATGGTAAGTGAATAAAACCACTTGTAAAATACAATTGGTTTTTTTGTTCTTCTGATAACTTATCATCTGAACTAATAACTTTTTTAAGCTTATATTTAACTAAATAAATGTAATAAATTAATAAACCAACAAAGAATACTAAGATCATTACTCCTGGATCCATTAAGTAATGAGCTAGTTTTTTTAATGCTCGATCATCTGGGGCTTGTTTGAAATCTAAATAGTATTTTACCCCAAGAACTGTCATTATTAAACCAACAAAAAAACTAATGTAGATTAGTAGTGAAACAATGATTCTAATGATTGCTAATTTTCTTAATTCCTTGTAATTTGTCATCTTTGAAATTTTTATCAGATTAAATTATATTTTTTTAATGCTTTTTTAGTTAATAAATAATTATTTTTTTTATAAATAAAAATAGGCTTTATATCTCGTTTGAGATGTAATAGTTATTAAAAATAATTTGAGGAAATATAAAAAAAGAAAAAATGCTAAAAAAAACTAGAAAGAGTTTTATTAGTTCGTTAATGGCTTTAGGTTTTGCTGGGACGATGGTTCTATCATCTTGTGCACATGCTGGCTCACCATCAAGACCAATTTATGGTGGAGACCCTGATAATAAAGTTGGAGATACTAGTGGGTTTGGTAACAAAATTGTTATTCAAACAGCTCAAAACAGATTTTATCCATTAATGCACGCATTAAGTTCATTGGTTGAATCATATAATAATGAGTTCTTCAAGAAAGATCCGACTAACAATTTTGAAGTAGTTTTACAACAAAGTGAAGAAACAAAAGCTGCATCTGAAACACAATTAACTAGCAATGTGTTAACTAAGATCCAAGCTAAGTCAAATGATATTCCTAACATTTTATTAGCTGACTTAAATTCTGCTTACCAATTACAAAGAGTTGAAAGTTTATTAGACATCAGTGGTAGTCAAATTATTAATGCTAACTACTTTGATAGCACTATTTTTAATGAATTTAACAAAATCGCAGGTTCAGATGAATCTGTAACTACAAAAGTATACGCAATTCCATTCAACCTAACAACAGTAGATAGTTTAGTATTTAACAAACCTTTAATGAATTTATTATTTAAATTTGTAAAAGATGGTGGTGGAGAAGTTAAAGAAGATTCTAATATTTATAAAGAACTTAAGATAGAAAGTTTTAATCCCGAAAGTTATGAATCTATTAAGAACAAAAAATGATTTAACTTAGAAGTTAAAGAAAATAATGTTTTTAAAGGTGTTACAGTAGATGATAGCACTTTTGAAAACTTAGAATCAATGTTTGACTTTGCTAAAAAAATCACAGAAGGATTAAAAGTTAAATCAGAAAAAACAGTTTCAGGCCAACAACGTGATTTAAAAATTTTCATGTTAGATTACGGTCCAAGCACTTATAAAAAATACCTATGATCTAAATTAGGTAACACTAAAGAAAGTTGACTATGAAACTACAAAGTTGAAGATGGTAAAAATGAATTAGATTACACAAATCTTGAAAAAGAACAAAATCAAAATATTATTAAACAATCTTTCAAATTCTTTAAAGATTCATATGCAAAACAAGATTTAAGTGATGATCAATGACTTAAATCAATTTATTTCAGCCAAGGTGGAACTAACGACTGAGCATCATGAGACATCAGAACTTATGACACAGCATTTGCTATTGCTCCACATGTAGGTTGAAACCAATCAGTTATTTCTCCATTCTCAATTAATACTTTTGGTAAAAAAGCAAATGAAGCTCTAACTGAAGAAGATGTAACAAACGTTCAAAAGAAATTTGCTAGTCAAAAAGATGTTCTTTGAAAAAACCAATTAACAAGATACGAAAAAGATCAAAAAGAAAGAAATACTTTCTTAATCGGTGGATCATCTCTTGTTGGTGTTAAAACTTCTGCTGAGCGTGATAAACAAACAATTAAATTCTTAGAATGATTGTTCAATGATGACACAATTATTCATGATGAATCATCTATTTACAACAATCAATCAATTTCAAAAGTATTAAACAGTAAATCTGCTTACGATATTACTTCTAAGAAAGCTCTATCAAAAGAAGCATTAGATAAATTAAATAAAGAAATCGAAGGACAAGAAACAAAAGTTAATAAATTCTTCGAAGAAAATTCATTATACGCAAACATTAAAGATCCTGATTGATCTCAAATTTATTTAAACAAAGGTGCAGCAGCTTCATTAAAAGACTGACTTGACTTCAAAGCTAAATTAGAAAAAGAACCAAGTAAAAACTCAATTGCATTCATTAACAACGATAGCAAATCATTAACTATTTCAGCTATTATTAATAAAGCGATCTTTGATATTACAACAAAAGCTGGTTCTAACTTATCAGAAGAACAATTAATAACTAACATCAAAGAACAACTTGCCAGAGATATTTAATTACAACGGATCTTTTAAATAGATCGGTTTAATATCTTCTAATTCAGTTAATTCAAAATTAGAAATATTAGTAATTAGATTTTCAAAAATATCGACATTTTTGTAGTTTTTAAACAACGAAAGGTCGGTATTTTTTTTACACATACATTCATAATCTTCATCACTAAGCATCTGAATGCAACCGATATTATCACGATAAACACTTACGTATTGTTTGCTTGATTTGGCATCAATACAAGATATACCATCACCATAAGGAACTTGTAATTTTAACGAAGAAATTGTGTATACTTCTAAATTT
The Mycoplasma sp. E35C DNA segment above includes these coding regions:
- a CDS encoding class I SAM-dependent DNA methyltransferase, whose protein sequence is MSKEKGQVFTPNWIVKEMIKFSDIKDITKLKVIDNACGDGAFICEIVKQIIKAKPKNIKKVLEENVAGIELDQTAYKMCLVKLKVIEKEFNLPKIKWNIENANTLKVYKKYENKFDLVIGNPPYVRIHNTVENLSSFKFCNKGMTDLFLAFYEIGLKMLKKDGKLCYINPSSIFNSKASETARDYIVKEKLLTKVINFKHQQLFDKITTYSTVLLLDSANKQSTIDYYECGFNNPTRLSYDDFVINNFWYFSKSIKNLKSLKEIINNKKPQKIKAKNGVATLCDKVLINDNLPDSKYTLKIIKASTLKQTKTLFLYDDNFLPITFNDIPEKIKDYLLKNKKALKNRDLENKDLWWVYGRTQAIKDKNYAKICINTTIKDLKSIKIKKTKEGELVYSGLYLMIDNNSQEQKIKKIICNQNFIDYITMLGKYKAGGYYTFNTKDLSNYLNYYL
- a CDS encoding P68 family surface lipoprotein; amino-acid sequence: MLKKTRKSFISSLMALGFAGTMVLSSCAHAGSPSRPIYGGDPDNKVGDTSGFGNKIVIQTAQNRFYPLMHALSSLVESYNNEFFKKDPTNNFEVVLQQSEETKAASETQLTSNVLTKIQAKSNDIPNILLADLNSAYQLQRVESLLDISGSQIINANYFDSTIFNEFNKIAGSDESVTTKVYAIPFNLTTVDSLVFNKPLMNLLFKFVKDGGGEVKEDSNIYKELKIESFNPESYESIKNKKWFNLEVKENNVFKGVTVDDSTFENLESMFDFAKKITEGLKVKSEKTVSGQQRDLKIFMLDYGPSTYKKYLWSKLGNTKESWLWNYKVEDGKNELDYTNLEKEQNQNIIKQSFKFFKDSYAKQDLSDDQWLKSIYFSQGGTNDWASWDIRTYDTAFAIAPHVGWNQSVISPFSINTFGKKANEALTEEDVTNVQKKFASQKDVLWKNQLTRYEKDQKERNTFLIGGSSLVGVKTSAERDKQTIKFLEWLFNDDTIIHDESSIYNNQSISKVLNSKSAYDITSKKALSKEALDKLNKEIEGQETKVNKFFEENSLYANIKDPDWSQIYLNKGAAASLKDWLDFKAKLEKEPSKNSIAFINNDSKSLTISAIINKAIFDITTKAGSNLSEEQLITNIKEQLARDI
- the tsaB gene encoding tRNA (adenosine(37)-N6)-threonylcarbamoyltransferase complex dimerization subunit type 1 TsaB, giving the protein MKKHCLFIDTCLDKINIALFDDEKEEIFNFNSIEINKNLVDIVVEKIDDFLKQNKVKKKAIKKLYITTGPGSFSGVRVGTNIAKTWKTVEPNLEVYTISSLKLQVPYGDGISCIDAKSSKQYVSVYRDNIGCIQMLSDEDYECMCKKNTDLSLFKNYKNVDIFENLITNISNFELTELEDIKPIYLKDPL